The following proteins are encoded in a genomic region of Drosophila willistoni isolate 14030-0811.24 chromosome 3R, UCI_dwil_1.1, whole genome shotgun sequence:
- the LOC6651506 gene encoding lipase 3, giving the protein MRFLGLDFVMLTSLLLLQVMAIRQSREIIITDAVRRIQHDGYNVEEHRVATKDGYVLTLHRIPQVDPIHGQVLRRPVVFLLSGLYASSDVWLLNGREDSLAYLLWRAGYDVWLGNNRGNIYCRHNLWMNTTEREFWNFSWHEMSVYDMPAQIDYILRSSSVPKMHFVGISQGGTVFLVLNSILPQYNAVFKTATLLAPVAYVSNTKSGLAKVIGPILGTRNYVSKMLEGVEMFSTNKFFKKFLSMTCLENEKPLVCITRLWPAVGYDTRFLNKTLLPDLMANFPAGGSVKQLMHYFQGYVSTKFRQYDYGPERNWLHYQQLEPPEYALENVTTPITIFFSENDYIVAPADIWRLVSRLPNVEAVYKVPWKRWNHFDFICGLGVREYIFDNIVISMNRYERRRR; this is encoded by the exons ATGAGATTTCTGGGCCTGGATTTCGTCATGTTGAcatcgctgctgctgctgcaggtGATGGCCATTCGACAGTCGCGCGAAATCATCATTACAGATGCG GTGCGACGTATTCAGCACGACGGCTACAATGTGGAGGAACACAGGGTGGCTACAAAGGATGGCTACGTGTTGACTCTGCATCGTATACCGCAGGTGGATCCGATCCACGGTCAGGTGCTTCGACGACCCGTTGTCTTTCTGCTCTCCGGCCTGTATGCCTCTTCGGATGT TTGGTTGTTAAATGGACGAGAAGATTCGCTAGCTTATCTATTATGGCGCGCCGGCTATGACGTTTGGCTGGGAAACAACAGGGGCAATATTTACTGCCGTCACAATCTCTGGATGAACACCACGGAGCGTGAGTTCTGGAATTTCAGTTGGCACGAAATGAGTGTCTACGACATGCCTGCCCAGATAGATTACATTCTGCGATCGAGCAGTGTGCCGAAAATGCATTTTGTGGGCATCTCACAGGGTGGCACCGTGTTCCTGGTGCTAAACTCTATACTGCCGCAGTACAACGCAGTTTTCAAGACTGCCACACTCTTGGCCCCGGTGGCCTATGTGAGTAACACAAAGAGCGGATTGGCCAAGGTCATAGGGCCGATTCTGGGTACTCGCAATTATGTATCCAAAATGCTCGAGGGCGTCGAGATGTTCTCGACCAATAAGTTCTTTAAGAAATTTCTCTCCATGACCTGTCTGGAGAACGAGAAGCCCTTGGTGTGCATCACTCGGCTTTGGCCAGCCGTAGGCTACGACACCCGTTTCCTCAACAAGACTCTGCTGCCTGATCTAATGGCCAATTTTCCGGCGGGGGGCTCGGTAAAGCAATTGATGCACTACTTCCAGGGTTATGTGTCGACCAAGTTTCGACAGTATGACTATGGGCCGGAGCGTAACTGGCTGCACTATCAGCAGCTGGAGCCCCCCGAATATGCTCTGGAGAATGTGACCACGCCCATTACGATATTCTTCTCGGAGAATGATTATATTGTTGCCCCGGCTGACATTTGGCGGTTGGTGTCACGTCTGCCAAACGTGGAGGCCGTATACAAAGTTCCCTGGAAGCGGTGGAATCACTTTGACTTCATCTGTGGACTGGGAGTGCGAGAATATATTTTCGACAACATCGTTATCTCCATGAATCGCTATGAGCGACGCCGTCGCTGA
- the LOC6651479 gene encoding histone transcription regulator 3 homolog isoform X2 — translation MAISKSQPCSSSLGSCNTNPSSSSSSRNRNNKVLALPSSSSMLFVLLAVIFMLATGLAEPYESTTITAELEGPYTEVIKQDITNFQFKTAADDLEDDNFGSLSEGGLEQDIRDAVKSEVESEIEAGAFDFVLARRDEHSMTPDRVIVTHRDDTDDGNEVANSREAKTLESVAVAKEESTESPEPAAEAESESKLETPSDSQTAESRHRPLPNITSDLVSVIFNEDRAITEQPITKINLLALEHQHKDLELRDTTPAPYVYDPPKHQVTKKQGVEDLLPIEPPVVPEAEDDFIREDRKLKPETNALLEPIAVTHLPDIEENINVKDPNPQQETSSSPKPLVTVEAEEADAEPKVEQETAETEATSEGKDKVPENAVESDNKRVVHADEDVEGAEETTISVDRPVKTTTELNYVAEASTDVVFDNETTTKLVEAEEEPIKVESIDRADDSTGTATPLVSYPPHDADQTFDSNLADERTAHLSLSSTSRSTLIIALCSGTAVIFIIISLVIFVVSFQRQHGTLDIEMQEQRLGKDSLDEEDAQLKLLDVDLSAPAILVSMGNEETDECL, via the exons ATGGCCATTTCTAAGAGCCAGCCTTGTTCATCGTCGTTGGGCAGCTGCAACACCAAcccaagcagcagcagcagcagcaggaacagGAACAACAAAGTGTTGGCTttgccgtcgtcgtcgtcaatGCTTTTCGTGTTGTTGGCTGTAATCTTCATGCTGGCAACTGGCTTAGCTGAGCCTT ACGAGTCCACAACTATCACTGCGGAGCTAGAAGGTCCCTACACCGAGGTTATAAAACAGGATATAACGAATTTCCAGTTCAAAACTGCTGCTGATGACCTCGAGGACGATAATTTCGGATCATTGAGTGAAGGCGGACTAGAGCAGGACATACGGGATGCTGTAAAGAGTGAAGTGGAATCGGAAATCGAAGCAGGCGCCTTTGATTTTGTACTGGCAAGGCGTGATGAGCATTCCATGACTCCCGATCGCGTTATTGTTACCCATAGAGATGACACGGATGACGGGAATGAGG TTGCAAATTCACGTGAAGCCAAAACATTGGAAAGCGTTGCTGTAGCCAAGGAGGAATCGACTGAGAGTCCCGAACCAGCAGCGGAAGCCGAATCAGAGTCGAAATTAGAAACTCCCTCGGATAGTCAGACTGCGGAGAGTCGCCACAGGCCGTTGCCTAATATAACCAGCGACCTGGTATCGGTGATTTTCAATGAGGATCGCGCTATAACTGAGCAGCCCATCACTAAAATAAACTTATTGGCCTTAGAGCACCAGCACAAGGACTTAGAATTAAGGGATACCACGCCCGCTCCTTATGTCTATGATCCGCCAAAGCATCAGGTGACTAAGAAGCAGGGAGTTGAAGATCTCCTGCCAATTGAGCCGCCGGTTGTACCAGAGGCCGAAGACGATTTTATCCGGGAAGACCGGAAACTAAAGCCGGAGACAAATGCATTATTGGAGCCAATCGCAGTCACTCACTTGCCGGATATAGAGGAGAATATAAATGTCAAGGATCCGAATCCACAACAAGAAACTTCTAGCTCTCCCAAGCCTTTGGTTACGGTGGAAGCAGAAGAGGCCGATGCAGAGCCAAAGGTGGAGCAGGAGACGGCGGAGACGGAGGCAACATCAGAAGGAAAAGACAAGGTGCCGGAAAATGCAGTTGAAAGTGATAATAAAAGAGTTGTTCACGCAGATGAAGACGTCGAAGGGGCTGAAGAAACAACCATTTCTGTCGATAGACCCGTAAAAACTACCACGGAGCTGAATTATGTTGCCGAAGCAAGCACAGATGTCGTTTTTGATAACGAAACTACTACAAAGTTGGTGGAAGCGGAAGAGGAGCCAATTAAGGTTGAGAGTATTGATCGCGCAGACGACAGCACAGGCACCGCCACTCCACTGGTGTCGTATCCTCCTCACGACGCCGATCAGACTTTTGATAGCAATTTGGCGGATGAGCGCACTGCCCATCTCTCGCTATCCTCCACCAGTCGGTCCACCCTGATCATCGCTCTGTGCTCTGGCACAGCTGTCATATTCATCATTATCTCGTTGGTTATATTTGTGGTATCGTTTCAACGACAGCATGGCACACTGGATATTGAAATGCAGGAGCAACGACTTGGCAAGGATTCGTTGGACGAGGAAGATGCTCAATTGAAGCTGCTCGACGTGGATCTGTCGGCGCCTGCGATCCTGGTCTCCATGGGGAATGAAGAAACCGATGAATGTCTTTAA
- the LOC6651479 gene encoding uncharacterized protein LOC6651479 isoform X1 translates to MAISKSQPCSSSLGSCNTNPSSSSSSRNRNNKVLALPSSSSMLFVLLAVIFMLATGLAEPYESTTITAELEGPYTEVIKQDITNFQFKTAADDLEDDNFGSLSEGGLEQDIRDAVKSEVESEIEAGAFDFVLARRDEHSMTPDRVIVTHRDDTDDGNEAVANSREAKTLESVAVAKEESTESPEPAAEAESESKLETPSDSQTAESRHRPLPNITSDLVSVIFNEDRAITEQPITKINLLALEHQHKDLELRDTTPAPYVYDPPKHQVTKKQGVEDLLPIEPPVVPEAEDDFIREDRKLKPETNALLEPIAVTHLPDIEENINVKDPNPQQETSSSPKPLVTVEAEEADAEPKVEQETAETEATSEGKDKVPENAVESDNKRVVHADEDVEGAEETTISVDRPVKTTTELNYVAEASTDVVFDNETTTKLVEAEEEPIKVESIDRADDSTGTATPLVSYPPHDADQTFDSNLADERTAHLSLSSTSRSTLIIALCSGTAVIFIIISLVIFVVSFQRQHGTLDIEMQEQRLGKDSLDEEDAQLKLLDVDLSAPAILVSMGNEETDECL, encoded by the exons ATGGCCATTTCTAAGAGCCAGCCTTGTTCATCGTCGTTGGGCAGCTGCAACACCAAcccaagcagcagcagcagcagcaggaacagGAACAACAAAGTGTTGGCTttgccgtcgtcgtcgtcaatGCTTTTCGTGTTGTTGGCTGTAATCTTCATGCTGGCAACTGGCTTAGCTGAGCCTT ACGAGTCCACAACTATCACTGCGGAGCTAGAAGGTCCCTACACCGAGGTTATAAAACAGGATATAACGAATTTCCAGTTCAAAACTGCTGCTGATGACCTCGAGGACGATAATTTCGGATCATTGAGTGAAGGCGGACTAGAGCAGGACATACGGGATGCTGTAAAGAGTGAAGTGGAATCGGAAATCGAAGCAGGCGCCTTTGATTTTGTACTGGCAAGGCGTGATGAGCATTCCATGACTCCCGATCGCGTTATTGTTACCCATAGAGATGACACGGATGACGGGAATGAGG CAGTTGCAAATTCACGTGAAGCCAAAACATTGGAAAGCGTTGCTGTAGCCAAGGAGGAATCGACTGAGAGTCCCGAACCAGCAGCGGAAGCCGAATCAGAGTCGAAATTAGAAACTCCCTCGGATAGTCAGACTGCGGAGAGTCGCCACAGGCCGTTGCCTAATATAACCAGCGACCTGGTATCGGTGATTTTCAATGAGGATCGCGCTATAACTGAGCAGCCCATCACTAAAATAAACTTATTGGCCTTAGAGCACCAGCACAAGGACTTAGAATTAAGGGATACCACGCCCGCTCCTTATGTCTATGATCCGCCAAAGCATCAGGTGACTAAGAAGCAGGGAGTTGAAGATCTCCTGCCAATTGAGCCGCCGGTTGTACCAGAGGCCGAAGACGATTTTATCCGGGAAGACCGGAAACTAAAGCCGGAGACAAATGCATTATTGGAGCCAATCGCAGTCACTCACTTGCCGGATATAGAGGAGAATATAAATGTCAAGGATCCGAATCCACAACAAGAAACTTCTAGCTCTCCCAAGCCTTTGGTTACGGTGGAAGCAGAAGAGGCCGATGCAGAGCCAAAGGTGGAGCAGGAGACGGCGGAGACGGAGGCAACATCAGAAGGAAAAGACAAGGTGCCGGAAAATGCAGTTGAAAGTGATAATAAAAGAGTTGTTCACGCAGATGAAGACGTCGAAGGGGCTGAAGAAACAACCATTTCTGTCGATAGACCCGTAAAAACTACCACGGAGCTGAATTATGTTGCCGAAGCAAGCACAGATGTCGTTTTTGATAACGAAACTACTACAAAGTTGGTGGAAGCGGAAGAGGAGCCAATTAAGGTTGAGAGTATTGATCGCGCAGACGACAGCACAGGCACCGCCACTCCACTGGTGTCGTATCCTCCTCACGACGCCGATCAGACTTTTGATAGCAATTTGGCGGATGAGCGCACTGCCCATCTCTCGCTATCCTCCACCAGTCGGTCCACCCTGATCATCGCTCTGTGCTCTGGCACAGCTGTCATATTCATCATTATCTCGTTGGTTATATTTGTGGTATCGTTTCAACGACAGCATGGCACACTGGATATTGAAATGCAGGAGCAACGACTTGGCAAGGATTCGTTGGACGAGGAAGATGCTCAATTGAAGCTGCTCGACGTGGATCTGTCGGCGCCTGCGATCCTGGTCTCCATGGGGAATGAAGAAACCGATGAATGTCTTTAA